GTTTAAAGTGattcaatttaaatgaaatatgtttgcagagttttgtattttatttggaaagAAACTCTGAACATATGCATTTGAACTGCTTTACATCTGGTCATTAATTCCATAGCACACATACTATTGTGCTTGTTCATCAGCTCTTCAATAAGCATGAAAGGTCTCTTCCGCCACTCCTTTACCTCaatcttttttcctcttatgCATTGCTGTCTATCTTtaactttctttctctgtttgatacacagacagataaatggCCAGACAGGACACATAGTGTAGTATCTTTCTTTAGAATACACTTAGAGTATACATACCTATTCACATCCTGAACTTGAAGAAGTGAGACATGAGCAAAATACATTTGAACTATGCTATAAAAATACTTattcaaaaaagtaaaaatcttaTTTCATGTTTTCGTCCCAGCACACATAAAGCACCTTGAATTactattataaatgtgttatacaaATTAACTTGACTTTTCTTGCTTACTTCTCATGTACTCAGAGACACTGAGATAGATGAGTTGCGGACTCATTTGTCCCGGATGCAGGAGGACTGGATTGAGGAGGAATGCCATCGTGTTGAGGCCCAACTGGCATTGAAGGAGGCACGCCGGGAGATCCAACAGCTTAAGCAGGTGATTGATGTTGTACGCTCCAGCCTGGGTGAGGCAGACTCAGGAGTGCAGAAGTGCTTCCAAGACATCAATGTCCAGAACCACAAGTTAGATACCCTGCTGCAAAGCATGGAGCTGGCACAAGCCGGGGTGGCAAAAGTTACAGAGGCCCCAAATGGGGGTGGGGCAGTGGGGGCAGGGCCGTGGGTTGGTGAGGGGTCAGTGGGCTCTTGTGAAGGCTCACCGGCCCACTCAGTAACCCGCAGCTCTACCTACACTAAACTTAGTGAGGTCGCACAACCCGAACGCAATGAAAGTGGCAGTGGCTCGGATGTGGCTTGCTGCCTGTCAGCAGAGGGTACTCAAGACAGTGGTTTTGTGTGCTGTGGGGAGATGGAAGGGGCTGGAGCCACACGGGCTGAGCTGCTGCTGGAGGCGGCTTGCCTATCAGAGGAAACGGCATCACTGCTAAACGCTTGCTCACGCTTGCCCCACTCAGCTACATACGAGGCACTGTGCTGTGGAGAGCCACGGATGTTGCCAATGCGTTGCAGCCTGGGTAGAACTGCTGGAAGAGAGGCAGCCTTGAGCATCAGCAACCCCTGCTTGTCACATCACCACCTCTACCTGCACCACCTGCGAGAACAGGCAATTCAGACAGAATGTGATTCTGGGCCAGCCTCAGCCCCAGTCCATGGAGCTGCTTTTGGCTCAGACTTGGACACTATTGCTGAGGTTCGCACTTTCCGCTCTCAGGCCTGCAGCCCCACCTCCACCTGGCTGTCAGATGAGGGTGATGATCTAGACTCTGTCACCTCTGAGTCTGTTGTCACGGCCACAGCTGGTGGGAAAGCTGTTTTCACAGAGACACAGGTTTCCACTGAGCCAGCTCTGGCACTAGGTGCCACAGAGGCTGTTGTCACGATGGCTGTAGTTGAtgattctctgtctctgttgcCCACAGCAAAAGCTATGCCAGCAACTGATGCTGCACAAAATCCTTCTGCACAAGATACATCCCCAAGGCCTGATTATACCTCCTGCCCTGTGCCAGAGATGCCATTGGTGGAGAACCCAACCCCACAAACTACACAGCCACAACGTGTAGACTCAGAGACCAACATCAGTGGGGTGACTGTTGTAGAGGTGAATGAGGATATTGAAGAAAGCCAAGAAGAAGGTGCCGCAAGTACAACAAGCTCTGGCTGTGGTGTGCCTGTAAAGAGTTACTGGAGCCGCCATTTTTTAGTGGATCTTTTGGCTGTGGCCGTGCCAGTGGTACCCACAGTGGCGTGGTTGTGTCGGGGCCCACGGCGTGAAGGCCAGCCCATGTACCACATTGGGGCATTGCTGCGCGGTTGCTGTACCGTAGCCCTGCATTCCCTTCGCCGAGGGGGGGGTCTGCGCCATTACCCTGCAGGGGGAGGGGGGCCAGGAGGCATAAATATATGAGATCAGACCTTGAGCACCAGAGAGATTCTCAAGCTTCTCACAGTGCAGTTTTCAGATCAGACTGGCAGATCATTGGGTGTTAAAGAACAGTTGATGGCAGGTCAGGAGGCAAGATTAGCACTGCACCTTGGTCTTAAGTTAAATCCTAACAATCTCAACTCTAGTTCTGATGTAGGATGGAAGAAAGTGGGGAACGTGTTTTATCAATAACGTCAGTCCTTTCTGGTTTTATAAAATGGTACCCTTTAATTTTTAAAACCTCATCTGTGACCCAGTTTTCCACAATTTGTTGGCAAGATAGGAAGCTGCTTGTGGTCATCTGACACCACAATGTTGGTATTCGTAGCGGCATAATCAGagtgatgaaaataaaatgcttaaCTCATTGTCTTCCTGTGTCCTGATCCCATGATGTACTCTTTTGGTCAAATTCAATAAGATGTGGCTTTAAAAACTATGTGTGTTAATacatgtgagtttgtgtttgtgttgtgttattgtgctCTGTAGCTGAAGCACCTGAACAACTGGGCATGATCATTGCTGCAGCAGTTGTAGGTGCATGGTTAGTTCTCCCATTCTTGTACTGCTAATCTATTTATAAGCTTCACATAGACATAGACTGGTGTTTAAGGTGGCTTCTCCTGCTAGAATGTAATCCATAGGCAAAAAAGTACATGACACGTATTAGCTTTATTGTGGTATTCTAAACCAAAATGCGTCTGTGAAAGACAAAGTACAAATTTAGGATGTATGGGCCTCGAAATGGACTAAAATCAAAGCATTGGAGGATGCATGAAGAACAAGCAATCGTACAatgtttatagtaataataatgctaCTTATTTATGatcaatttaaaaatgtgtgagATTTATGTAGaggtatttcattttttttttcactttgagAATTTGTCAACATTAGTAGTCCCTGTACTGTTACACTGGCAATGTctcattttttacttttttgtgaaAAAGTGTCTCCATGAAAATGTCACTTTCGACTGAATCAGATCTATATGGTGTGACATTTGCTGATATCACTTGCACTACAATTCACTTTATCACAAATTTACTTGAAGTTTAGTGTGTATGCAATATTTAAGGCAGATATTCACAGAGATCACAGATTCAGATGACCCAATCATGTACACATATGTAGGTGTACATATTCTTTGGAGTGTACAAATTGCAGCCATATGTGCTAATCAGAAATAAATCCTAAAGCACCGTCTATCCAGTTATTATAAGAAGAAATCGCTGTTTTAATCTTGTGAATGTCTACAATCTTTGATCACAACCTTCATTAGTTGCCTTTTGCTGTACACGCCCCTCTGTGTGGAGTCACGGCTGTCAGCTGGCATTTATGTTTGGCAATGTACACTCACATGTACATTGTGAAGCCAACATATAATATTGTAGCTGTTcatgttttttcctcttaaaACCATATGACAATCTCTGTGTTGTGCATTCTCTA
This DNA window, taken from Tachysurus fulvidraco isolate hzauxx_2018 chromosome 23, HZAU_PFXX_2.0, whole genome shotgun sequence, encodes the following:
- the snphb gene encoding syntaphilin isoform X3, whose amino-acid sequence is MSSPVNKRSTSGTRRFNPLKALQPKWRLQQILSSPSASPPRSPAPVSNRDPYGNASLSSSSNSGSCKGSDCSPTPRRHMKYTSCTDNHGIKPPPPEQYLTPLQQKEVCIRHLRARLKETVERLQDRDTEIDELRTHLSRMQEDWIEEECHRVEAQLALKEARREIQQLKQVIDVVRSSLGEADSGVQKCFQDINVQNHKLDTLLQSMELAQAGVAKVTEAPNGGGAVGAGPWVGEGSVGSCEGSPAHSVTRSSTYTKLSEVAQPERNESGSGSDVACCLSAEGTQDSGFVCCGEMEGAGATRAELLLEAACLSEETASLLNACSRLPHSATYEALCCGEPRMLPMRCSLGRTAGREAALSISNPCLSHHHLYLHHLREQAIQTECDSGPASAPVHGAAFGSDLDTIAEVRTFRSQACSPTSTWLSDEGDDLDSVTSESVVTATAGGKAVFTETQVSTEPALALGATEAVVTMAVVDDSLSLLPTAKAMPATDAAQNPSAQDTSPRPDYTSCPVPEMPLVENPTPQTTQPQRVDSETNISGVTVVEVNEDIEESQEEGAASTTSSGCGVPVKSYWSRHFLVDLLAVAVPVVPTVAWLCRGPRREGQPMYHIGALLRGCCTVALHSLRRGGGLRHYPAGGGGPGGINI
- the snphb gene encoding syntaphilin isoform X7, whose protein sequence is MKYTSCTDNHGIKPPPPEQYLTPLQQKEVCIRHLRARLKETVERLQDRDTEIDELRTHLSRMQEDWIEEECHRVEAQLALKEARREIQQLKQVIDVVRSSLGEADSGVQKCFQDINVQNHKLDTLLQSMELAQAGVAKVTEAPNGGGAVGAGPWVGEGSVGSCEGSPAHSVTRSSTYTKLSEVAQPERNESGSGSDVACCLSAEGTQDSGFVCCGEMEGAGATRAELLLEAACLSEETASLLNACSRLPHSATYEALCCGEPRMLPMRCSLGRTAGREAALSISNPCLSHHHLYLHHLREQAIQTECDSGPASAPVHGAAFGSDLDTIAEVRTFRSQACSPTSTWLSDEGDDLDSVTSESVVTATAGGKAVFTETQVSTEPALALGATEAVVTMAVVDDSLSLLPTAKAMPATDAAQNPSAQDTSPRPDYTSCPVPEMPLVENPTPQTTQPQRVDSETNISGVTVVEVNEDIEESQEEGAASTTSSGCGVPVKSYWSRHFLVDLLAVAVPVVPTVAWLCRGPRREGQPMYHIGALLRGCCTVALHSLRRGGGLRHYPAGGGGPGGINI
- the snphb gene encoding syntaphilin isoform X2, whose amino-acid sequence is MSSPVNKRSTSGTRSFDYCRFIELDYTPMEAGIMVSMRQSRGFVTPKSPERHCRRSPAPVSNRDPYGNASLSSSSNSGSCKGSDCSPTPRRHMKYTSCTDNHGIKPPPPEQYLTPLQQKEVCIRHLRARLKETVERLQDRDTEIDELRTHLSRMQEDWIEEECHRVEAQLALKEARREIQQLKQVIDVVRSSLGEADSGVQKCFQDINVQNHKLDTLLQSMELAQAGVAKVTEAPNGGGAVGAGPWVGEGSVGSCEGSPAHSVTRSSTYTKLSEVAQPERNESGSGSDVACCLSAEGTQDSGFVCCGEMEGAGATRAELLLEAACLSEETASLLNACSRLPHSATYEALCCGEPRMLPMRCSLGRTAGREAALSISNPCLSHHHLYLHHLREQAIQTECDSGPASAPVHGAAFGSDLDTIAEVRTFRSQACSPTSTWLSDEGDDLDSVTSESVVTATAGGKAVFTETQVSTEPALALGATEAVVTMAVVDDSLSLLPTAKAMPATDAAQNPSAQDTSPRPDYTSCPVPEMPLVENPTPQTTQPQRVDSETNISGVTVVEVNEDIEESQEEGAASTTSSGCGVPVKSYWSRHFLVDLLAVAVPVVPTVAWLCRGPRREGQPMYHIGALLRGCCTVALHSLRRGGGLRHYPAGGGGPGGINI
- the snphb gene encoding syntaphilin isoform X5, which produces MSSPVNKRSTSGTRRRSPAPVSNRDPYGNASLSSSSNSGSCKGSDCSPTPRRHMKYTSCTDNHGIKPPPPEQYLTPLQQKEVCIRHLRARLKETVERLQDRDTEIDELRTHLSRMQEDWIEEECHRVEAQLALKEARREIQQLKQVIDVVRSSLGEADSGVQKCFQDINVQNHKLDTLLQSMELAQAGVAKVTEAPNGGGAVGAGPWVGEGSVGSCEGSPAHSVTRSSTYTKLSEVAQPERNESGSGSDVACCLSAEGTQDSGFVCCGEMEGAGATRAELLLEAACLSEETASLLNACSRLPHSATYEALCCGEPRMLPMRCSLGRTAGREAALSISNPCLSHHHLYLHHLREQAIQTECDSGPASAPVHGAAFGSDLDTIAEVRTFRSQACSPTSTWLSDEGDDLDSVTSESVVTATAGGKAVFTETQVSTEPALALGATEAVVTMAVVDDSLSLLPTAKAMPATDAAQNPSAQDTSPRPDYTSCPVPEMPLVENPTPQTTQPQRVDSETNISGVTVVEVNEDIEESQEEGAASTTSSGCGVPVKSYWSRHFLVDLLAVAVPVVPTVAWLCRGPRREGQPMYHIGALLRGCCTVALHSLRRGGGLRHYPAGGGGPGGINI
- the snphb gene encoding syntaphilin isoform X1, with product MSSPVNKRSTSGTRRFNPLKALQPKWRLQQILSSPSASPPFDYCRFIELDYTPMEAGIMVSMRQSRGFVTPKSPERHCRRSPAPVSNRDPYGNASLSSSSNSGSCKGSDCSPTPRRHMKYTSCTDNHGIKPPPPEQYLTPLQQKEVCIRHLRARLKETVERLQDRDTEIDELRTHLSRMQEDWIEEECHRVEAQLALKEARREIQQLKQVIDVVRSSLGEADSGVQKCFQDINVQNHKLDTLLQSMELAQAGVAKVTEAPNGGGAVGAGPWVGEGSVGSCEGSPAHSVTRSSTYTKLSEVAQPERNESGSGSDVACCLSAEGTQDSGFVCCGEMEGAGATRAELLLEAACLSEETASLLNACSRLPHSATYEALCCGEPRMLPMRCSLGRTAGREAALSISNPCLSHHHLYLHHLREQAIQTECDSGPASAPVHGAAFGSDLDTIAEVRTFRSQACSPTSTWLSDEGDDLDSVTSESVVTATAGGKAVFTETQVSTEPALALGATEAVVTMAVVDDSLSLLPTAKAMPATDAAQNPSAQDTSPRPDYTSCPVPEMPLVENPTPQTTQPQRVDSETNISGVTVVEVNEDIEESQEEGAASTTSSGCGVPVKSYWSRHFLVDLLAVAVPVVPTVAWLCRGPRREGQPMYHIGALLRGCCTVALHSLRRGGGLRHYPAGGGGPGGINI
- the snphb gene encoding syntaphilin isoform X6, which produces MMVPVKLLTLCCGMRSPAPVSNRDPYGNASLSSSSNSGSCKGSDCSPTPRRHMKYTSCTDNHGIKPPPPEQYLTPLQQKEVCIRHLRARLKETVERLQDRDTEIDELRTHLSRMQEDWIEEECHRVEAQLALKEARREIQQLKQVIDVVRSSLGEADSGVQKCFQDINVQNHKLDTLLQSMELAQAGVAKVTEAPNGGGAVGAGPWVGEGSVGSCEGSPAHSVTRSSTYTKLSEVAQPERNESGSGSDVACCLSAEGTQDSGFVCCGEMEGAGATRAELLLEAACLSEETASLLNACSRLPHSATYEALCCGEPRMLPMRCSLGRTAGREAALSISNPCLSHHHLYLHHLREQAIQTECDSGPASAPVHGAAFGSDLDTIAEVRTFRSQACSPTSTWLSDEGDDLDSVTSESVVTATAGGKAVFTETQVSTEPALALGATEAVVTMAVVDDSLSLLPTAKAMPATDAAQNPSAQDTSPRPDYTSCPVPEMPLVENPTPQTTQPQRVDSETNISGVTVVEVNEDIEESQEEGAASTTSSGCGVPVKSYWSRHFLVDLLAVAVPVVPTVAWLCRGPRREGQPMYHIGALLRGCCTVALHSLRRGGGLRHYPAGGGGPGGINI
- the snphb gene encoding syntaphilin isoform X4, with product MEAGIMVSMRQSRGFVTPKSPERHCRRSPAPVSNRDPYGNASLSSSSNSGSCKGSDCSPTPRRHMKYTSCTDNHGIKPPPPEQYLTPLQQKEVCIRHLRARLKETVERLQDRDTEIDELRTHLSRMQEDWIEEECHRVEAQLALKEARREIQQLKQVIDVVRSSLGEADSGVQKCFQDINVQNHKLDTLLQSMELAQAGVAKVTEAPNGGGAVGAGPWVGEGSVGSCEGSPAHSVTRSSTYTKLSEVAQPERNESGSGSDVACCLSAEGTQDSGFVCCGEMEGAGATRAELLLEAACLSEETASLLNACSRLPHSATYEALCCGEPRMLPMRCSLGRTAGREAALSISNPCLSHHHLYLHHLREQAIQTECDSGPASAPVHGAAFGSDLDTIAEVRTFRSQACSPTSTWLSDEGDDLDSVTSESVVTATAGGKAVFTETQVSTEPALALGATEAVVTMAVVDDSLSLLPTAKAMPATDAAQNPSAQDTSPRPDYTSCPVPEMPLVENPTPQTTQPQRVDSETNISGVTVVEVNEDIEESQEEGAASTTSSGCGVPVKSYWSRHFLVDLLAVAVPVVPTVAWLCRGPRREGQPMYHIGALLRGCCTVALHSLRRGGGLRHYPAGGGGPGGINI